The genomic segment CTATCCCAGTTCTCCTTACTCCAGATTTCAATTCGATTAGAAACACCTATAATTACCACTTCTTTTTCCAATGAAGCATATTCGCGCAAATTCTGTGGAAGACTGATCCGCCCAGATTTATCCAATCCACATTCTGTCGCACCGGAAAAGAAAAAACGAACAAAGGCCCTGGCATCTTTACGGGTCATGGGAAGGGATTTTAGCTTTTCTTCTAGGATGCGCCATTCTTCCATGGGGTATACAAAAAGGCAATTATCCAGACCACGGGTAACAACAAAAGTTTCACCCAGTGACTCACGAAATTTAGCAGGCATAATTAATCTTCCTTTATCATCCATAGAATGTAGATATTCTCCCATGAACACGGCTCATCCATCCCCTTCCACTAATCCCCCACTTTCATACCACAATCCTCCACTATCTCCCACTTAGTTTTTATATTCTATGTTCGTTAGGAATCTCCTTTGTCTTTTTGAAATAAATTACAAAAAAAATTGGAAAAAGGTAACTTTTATTTACACTTTTCATATGATAATAAAGAAAGACTATTATACAGGGGGGTAAATGAGTGATGAAAGTTGATTTTTTTTATACCTGGGCTAAAAATAAAGATACCCAGAATGAATACATGAAAAGTATCTGTGGCGGATTTAATCTTCCAGGTTTTTTCAAATTTATAACCATATTCATTCCCCGTAGTAAAAAAGAATAATGAGCGGGGTATATACCGACGACCCCTGGCAATTCCCTGGGATAAATAAATTAGCCTTCGGCTACAATACACAACTGTATAATTTACCTGACATTAAAAAAGGGTTGGTGGATTTAATCTTTTTCTCCCAAAAGTAGTAGCTGCTCAGGGGACATAAACTGTAAAAAACCCGATCTTGTTCCTGAATAACCATTTCTTTTAGGAGAAACAATCCCTCAACCCTATTATTTTATTGAAATTTTATTTTAAAATGAGATAAAAAGAGCTATTCCAATTAACTATGGTAGTTTAAGATTAAACAACTTACTTAAATTATACAAAAATAGCTTAAAATTAACTTTTTGTAGTTTTATTAATGATTATATTTAAAAATATTTTAATTTTTCTATAAATATTAAAAACATTTATCCTATCTGATGACCAGCTAATTGTCAATTTACCATTATAATCTTCCAATTCATGTATACTCTTGGTATCCAGGAGATTAGCAAAATATAGAAGAAAAAACAACCAGAGCTTTTTGATTGAAGCACAAAAATGTATCAAATATTTTCCTACCGAAGGTAAATAGCAAAATGTGAAACTTATGTAGCGTATTAAAAAAGAACACTGTAATAATTGTCAAAACAGAGATTATTCTTCTTTTCCTGTAGCAACTTCCTGTTGACTTAAATACCCCTCTCCTTCTTCAAGATACTTTTTATTTAATTTTTTTATAAAAATCTCATAAAGTTTTATTTTAAGATTATCAAAAAAATTAAACCTTATACCTAATAAACTACACAATCCGATAAAGCATTGTATATAAATATTTAATGAAATCACTCTATTCAAACTCAAAATAATAACTACTGCTAGCAATATTATTACTGTACATTTAATTGCCATAAAACAAACTTCAGCCTTTTTTCTAGCATCATTATCAATTCTATCCTTGATGGAATTTATATATGTCAATACCTCTTTATTTTTCCGCTTTAAAATTTCATTTTCCTCTTGTTGTAATCTAAATACATCTTCTCTTTCCTCATAATTGACTTTTGCTTTTTGAACTATTTTATCAATAAAATCTTCATCAATATCCATTCTACCTTCTAAATTCAATAATTCCTCTTCAACCCGTGCATTATAAAATATAATAGAAATATCATCATCAGTTAATTTGTTTTCCTCTTTCATCTTCTTTAATTTCTTAACAAATTTTATCCCTAAATCATCATCAACAAATAATGTATTTGCGTACATACTTATAACTGCATGTAACGGCAAATTACTGTTATTAATTGGATTCTTAAACCATAATACATTAGTTAATAATTGATCCAAAATAACCTCACTTATTGTAAATCTCTTTTGGTGACCATTCTCTATGAAATTATATTGTGCTAATTTGCTATCTGATGTTAAAAATATAGCCTTAACTTTTTCTAATTTACTAACTTCCTTTCCTCTTATTTTTTTAATAATCTCAATAGCAAAAAGATCATGATTGTAAAAAGAGTAACTATAGAAAAAATAACTCTTAGTTTTATATTTCATTATTTTTTCGTAGTCAAATCCTTCAACTCTTTCATCTGTTAATTCTTTATCTACCGGATATATTTGTATTCCATACCTTTCAAGAGTATCCTCTAAATTAGCCATAATTTCAACAATATCACTAGGGGTTATTCCCATACTCCTCAATCTACCATATACAGGGTTAGCTTTTATTTCTGATGAATATAATTTATAATTATTATTGAAGAACACGTCTAATTTCCTGTAAAGTAAAACTAAAAACATATAGCTCATAATTATGAGTTTTTAAGAAGTTCAATTAATTCTTGACAAGGTTTAGAAATTTCTGGATAATGATAATCCAATATACTAAATACAATATTTGTATCCAAGAAAACTTTACATGGTGCCATTTTACTTTTAAGCTCATTATAATCCTTTTTGACCAAAGTACAAATTATAGAACCCATTATCAAATTTTTTAATATCTCAAATAAATCAGGTTCTGATTGCTCAATGTCTCTAAAAAATTCAATAATAATACGTATTTCCTTGCGATTAGCTTTCTCACATCGAGTTAATTCCAAAGTTTCTCCTAAATAATTTACTAATGAAGATAAATTTTCATTAATTACTGACAAAAGTTTACTAGTAACCTCTTCTTCACTAAGTTCTATACCCTTCATTTGTAAATAAGTTTTTTCAATTCCTTTTCTGGTTATCATCAGCTTTCTGTCTTTTTGCTTCAAAAACCCCTTTCTTTTAGCTCTAGTAATAATACTTTGGAGTGAATGGCCTGGAATTTCAAGTTGGAATTCATTGACTAACCTTTGTTTTATGTTGTCTATAGTCAAAAATTCTTCAGTTCTGTCTTCTTGAAAAATACTTAAAACAAACGGAACAAAAATATCCAGTATATCTGCATTTATATCATGTAAACTTTAAGCCAAAGCATAAGTGTACATTAACTTTTCTCTCATTTTATCACCTCAAATTTAAAATTATTCTGTACAACACATACTTTTTTAATGTTCAGGAAATTACTCTTTGCAGAATATGATTAAACTGCAAAAACCTAATTTTGAACGACATAGAAATTTTTCGTTAAACCATCTTAGTGAGATTGAAAGAGAAATAAGGCCTCATCACAGGATGTGATGAGGCAAGCATAAACACTGAAATCGAACTTTTGATGATTTAAAAAATTTCTTTTTGAAATGAAAAATTAACTTTTTATTTTAATTATTAACATAAAAACTATTTAACTATTCTTCCGTTCGCCTCGTCTTTTTAGCCACTTATCTTTATCACTGTTTATCAGCCTGGCTCTAGTAATCGCCCACTCACCGAACTTATCCTTTAATTCATCCATAACCTTAGAAAGAGCTTCAAAACGGAGAGTATCTTTATTTTCAAAAAGAGAGAGTTGTTGATTTTTTTCATCTATCAGATTGGAAACACTTAACCCCAAAAGCCGAAAACTCTTATTATACAAATCTGTACTCCGCAACAGTTCCAGACCGGTTTCATAAAGAATCTGAGTCGAATTGGTATTGCGGTTCAGAGTTCTACATCGGGTAATAGTTTTAAAATTAGCATAACGGAGTTTAATATGCACTGTCCGGCCCAGTAAATTAGACTTACGCAATCTCCTTCCTACCTGTTCAGCCAGCTCTAACAATGTGGTCTCTAAAAAATCCAGATCACTGGTATCTTCTTTAAAGGTAATCTCATTACCTATAGATTTAACTTTAGAATGAGTCTCTACTTTCCGATTATCAATTCCGTGGGCAAGCTTATACAAATCCAATCCTAATTTTCCCAGACTACTCTCCAAAATCTCCGGTTTCAATTTGGCCAACATCCCAATGGTCTTAATTCCCCTGGAAAGCAGATATTCTGCCGTCTTCTCTCCCACCCCCCAGAGACGGGTAATAGGTAACGGCCAGAGTACCTCTTCAATCTGATCTTTTGTAATCACCACAAACCCATCTGGTTTTTCTAAATCAGAGGCCAATTTAGCTAAAAATTTGTTTGGAGCTATCCCTACTGATGCTGTAAGATCAAGTTCCTTTTTAATCGCCTTTTTAATCTTTAATCCAATCTCGATAGGATTTCCAAAAAGCCTTTCACATCCGTGCACATCGAGAAAGGCCTCATCTAAAGATACAGGTTCTACAAGAGGGGTAAAACGGTAAAAAATCTGCCTGATTTGTTTTGAAACCTGTTCATATTTACCATAATTGCCAGGTAAATAAATCCCATGTGGACAGCGACGATAAGCTTCCCTTAAAGGCATAGCTGAACGGACACCATATTTTCTTGCTTCATATGAACAGGTAGAAACAACCCCGCGTAAAGTAGGATCACTCCCACCTATAATGACCGGTTTTCCCTTAAGTTCCGGGTTATCCCTCTGTTCTACAGCAGCAAAAAATGCGTCCATATCCACATGGAGAATATGGCACTCTTCTACACCTTTTAGTTTTAATAAATCTTTTAACTTTTCTTCATCCATCTTTCCAGTCACCCTTATACATTTCTCTAATTTTCATTCTAGCACATATGTTCGCTTCTTTCAAGATTTCCCTAATCAATAATGAAAAACCCTCTCATAAAGCAATATAAAACTTGCTCTATGAGAGGGGTATAAAAACTAATTTAATGATTATACTGCAAAAAACTAATTTTGAGTGACATAGAAATTTTTCGCCAAATCATCTTAGCGAGATTTCCAACGAAATAAGGCCTCATCACAGGAGGTGATGAGCTAATCAAGGGCCAGGAGGGCCCTTTGATTAGGAAGCCTTATTTCGGCGGAAATCGAGCTTTAGATGATTCGAAAAATTTCTCAAGAAGCGAAAAATTAGCTTTTTGCAGTTTAATCATTTAATTATTCCTCATCCTCCACAATCACAGCGGTTCCATAAGCCAGTATTTCTGCTGCTCCGGACATGACCTGTGAAGTAGTAAACCTTACTCCCACTACAGCATTAGCACCCAGTTCTTTTGCATCCGCTACCATCCGATTGATAGCTTGTTCCCGGGATTCAATAAGCATTCTGGTATATTGTTTTACTTCACCCCCCACCAAATTGCGCAGACCAGCCAAAACATCACTGCCTATATGCCGGGCACGGATAGTACTGCCGCGAACCAGGCCCAGAGTTTTTACTATTTTCTTACCAGGAATACTCTCAGTACTTACGATTAACATCCTCATCATCTCCTCCTCTAGCTCTCTCCCAAATCATTTTTATTAAGACTACTATAATCCCTAATAGTATTAAAATAAGTCCGATTTTAATTAAAATGGGCATTCCAGCATCCAGCAAAAGAGATTTAATCAGAAAAAAGCCTCCATAAATTACAATCAAGGCCAACCCTAATAATATTAAAACAACAGCCATTCTTTCCATCTCTCTACCTCCTCAAACCTGGCCATTTATCTCAGCCTGAAGTTGTTCAAAAAATACCACCATAATCGATCGATAATTTTATTTAATTTGAAATTTTTTTGCTCATAACCGACCCGGGCCAGAATCTCACCGACTACCTAAGCCCCTCAAGTCATGACAGATACCAGTTAGTTTCATGTAAACTTTCAGGAATTATCAACTCCTATTTCATACTTACCTATTTTTTTCTATTTCGCCATCTAGAAATATAATCCTTCCAAATTCTTAAAATTTATTTCTCTTCATATTCGTATGCCGTTCTAATGCCAACTGAATCAACCGATCTATCAGTTCAGGATAAGATAATCCGGTAGCTTCCCATAATTTAGGATACATACTGATCCTGGTAAATCCCGGAATAGTATTTATCTCGTTTACTAAAATCTTTTCGGTTTCCCGTTCCATAAAAAAGTCAACCCGGGCAAAACCCTGGCAATCAATCGCCCGATAAGCTTGAATGGCCAGTGCTCTAATCTCTTCCATTTTTTCTTCATTAATGGGAGCAGGAATCAATAATCTGGAATTATCAGATATATATTTTGCTTCATAATCATAAAACTCTTTAGCTGGAATAATCTCTCCAGCAATTGAGACTTCAATCTGATCATTCCCCAGCACACTAACTTCTAACTCCCGACAATTTATATATTCTTCTACAATTATTTTCCTATCATGTTCGGCTGCTTTTTGCAGTGCTTTAGGCATTTCCTCGCGATTGTGTACTTTACTTACTCCAACGCTTGAACCCAGGTTGGCTGGCTTTACAAAACAGGGATAGCCAAAAATATCCTCCAGTTCCTCAATAACATAGTCCATATTTTCTTCCAACATATATCGATAGATCACTTTATAATTACCCTGGGGTAATCCCTTAGCTTTAAAAATATCTTTCATCATTCCCTTATCCATTCCAACCGCTGACGCAGCCACCCCCGCCCCAACATAGGGTAGATTAGCCATCTCAAGGAGTCCCTGAATTGTACCATCTTCTCCAAAAGGACCGTGGAGTACTGGAAAGACCAGGTCAATCTTTAGCTTCAAATCCCAATCTCCCTTTATATTGACCAGATAACTGGCATTAGATTCAGTTATTAATACTACCTGTTCCTGTTCAGATGTTATCTTCCCATCATCCAGAACCTTTTTAGAAATCTTTGGGGAAAGCCATCTTCCCTCTTTGGTAATTGCAATAGGAAATACCTCATATTTATCTTTATTTATCGCCTGATAAATAGATCTGGCTGACATAATTGAAACTTCATGTTCACTGGACCGCCCTCCAAAAATGAGAGCCAATTTTAATCTATCAGACATATAAATTCCTCCCTAAAGTTATTTACTTTTATATTCATATTCCAATTCCCCATTAATTATTAAACTCCTTCATTTTTCTTGACTTAAAACCGATTTTATGATAAATTTAGGATAGTAATCATTATTATTATCATATTATTCTATCTAATCATATTGTATGAAGGGAGTAATGGGTTGTGACAAAAAAATCCAATACGAGGATGACAAAACAACGTAAAGCTATTCTAGAAATTTTAAGAAGTACCGATTCCCACCCAACAGCAGATTGGATATATGAACAGGTTCGGAAAATTATACCCAATATCAGCCTGGGAACTATTTATCGTAATCTGAGTATTCTTAAGGATATGGGAGAAATTATGGAACTTAGTTTTGGTAGTACTTATAGTCGATACGACGGAAATCCCAAAAATCATTATCATTTTTGTTGCTTTGAATGCAACCGGGTCTATGATATAGATATTCCTGTACTCCAAACAATCAATGAAGAAGTTTCAAATAAAACTGGTAATATTGTTCATCATCATAGGCTTGAATTTTATGGTATCTGTAAGAACTGTCAGGAAAAAAATTGATCTTTTTGAGCGAAATTATCTGCTCTTTTTTTATTTTTGCCCCATTTTATTTGAATCCACTCCTCTACTCCTCCTTGAAAACAATCTATCCGTTCAGGGATAGTAAAACTGGCCTTAAGATTCATAGAATGGGGAGATACTAATTCCAGACGCAAACTCTGGTTTTTCCTTAACCCTTCTTCCACAAACTGACGTAATTCCTGATCCCGAAAACTATATCCTATTACCACCAGTCTCTCCAAAGTGAGCAAACGTTCACGAAACATTTTTAGTAACTCTTGAAAGGGTTCTTTTTTTTCCCGCCGTGGATAGACCAT from the Anoxybacter fermentans genome contains:
- a CDS encoding DNA polymerase IV, with the protein product MDEEKLKDLLKLKGVEECHILHVDMDAFFAAVEQRDNPELKGKPVIIGGSDPTLRGVVSTCSYEARKYGVRSAMPLREAYRRCPHGIYLPGNYGKYEQVSKQIRQIFYRFTPLVEPVSLDEAFLDVHGCERLFGNPIEIGLKIKKAIKKELDLTASVGIAPNKFLAKLASDLEKPDGFVVITKDQIEEVLWPLPITRLWGVGEKTAEYLLSRGIKTIGMLAKLKPEILESSLGKLGLDLYKLAHGIDNRKVETHSKVKSIGNEITFKEDTSDLDFLETTLLELAEQVGRRLRKSNLLGRTVHIKLRYANFKTITRCRTLNRNTNSTQILYETGLELLRSTDLYNKSFRLLGLSVSNLIDEKNQQLSLFENKDTLRFEALSKVMDELKDKFGEWAITRARLINSDKDKWLKRRGERKNS
- a CDS encoding Fur family transcriptional regulator, yielding MTKQRKAILEILRSTDSHPTADWIYEQVRKIIPNISLGTIYRNLSILKDMGEIMELSFGSTYSRYDGNPKNHYHFCCFECNRVYDIDIPVLQTINEEVSNKTGNIVHHHRLEFYGICKNCQEKN
- a CDS encoding YbjQ family protein encodes the protein MLIVSTESIPGKKIVKTLGLVRGSTIRARHIGSDVLAGLRNLVGGEVKQYTRMLIESREQAINRMVADAKELGANAVVGVRFTTSQVMSGAAEILAYGTAVIVEDEE
- the mraZ gene encoding division/cell wall cluster transcriptional repressor MraZ codes for the protein MFMGEYLHSMDDKGRLIMPAKFRESLGETFVVTRGLDNCLFVYPMEEWRILEEKLKSLPMTRKDARAFVRFFFSGATECGLDKSGRISLPQNLREYASLEKEVVIIGVSNRIEIWSKENWDSYLKLTADSYEEIAETMEELGI
- a CDS encoding D-alanine--D-alanine ligase, with protein sequence MSDRLKLALIFGGRSSEHEVSIMSARSIYQAINKDKYEVFPIAITKEGRWLSPKISKKVLDDGKITSEQEQVVLITESNASYLVNIKGDWDLKLKIDLVFPVLHGPFGEDGTIQGLLEMANLPYVGAGVAASAVGMDKGMMKDIFKAKGLPQGNYKVIYRYMLEENMDYVIEELEDIFGYPCFVKPANLGSSVGVSKVHNREEMPKALQKAAEHDRKIIVEEYINCRELEVSVLGNDQIEVSIAGEIIPAKEFYDYEAKYISDNSRLLIPAPINEEKMEEIRALAIQAYRAIDCQGFARVDFFMERETEKILVNEINTIPGFTRISMYPKLWEATGLSYPELIDRLIQLALERHTNMKRNKF